The following proteins are co-located in the Anaerolineae bacterium genome:
- a CDS encoding glycoside hydrolase family 127 protein: MYPNTIKAVPLKNVTIGQGFWGARIDTNRTATLPIEYEQLKKTGRIEAWKLDWHEGMPYKPHRFWDSDSAKWIEAAAYSLTSHPDEQLAALVDKVIDLIETAQQPDGYLNIYYTAIEPENRWANLRDWHELYCAGHLIEAAVAYFEATGKDKLLKVMIRYADYIGQTFGSQKGQKRGYPGHQEIELALVKLYRATGEKRYLDLSKFFIDERGRQPHYFDLEARARNEDPVKDYWAGTHQYNQAHLPVREQTEVVGHAVRACYMYAGMADVAAETNDPTLFEALQRLWRNVTEKRMYLTGGIGPTLSNEGFTFDYDLPNEMAYAETCAAIALVFWAHRMFHLDPDGVYIDVLERALYNGVLSGVSLDGASFFYANPLAAFPQVNPYPGVLLNKTGYYRRSEWFDCACCPPNLARLLARLGQYVYSTGQNKIYVHFYTTAEAQIDLNGRAIRLEQQTRYPWDETVRFTVHPQQPGQFSLALRVPGWCRRAEIKVNGQIVPPATERGYAQVDRTWQPGDRVELTLSMPVERIEAHPRVRQDAGRFALQRGPVVYCLEEADNGPNLAHVLIPGENKLAVTFERDLLGGVSVITGQALRRDTNDWQNTLYRPLESSNMLPFTFKAIPYCCWANRQPGEMRVWLREG, from the coding sequence ATGTACCCAAACACTATTAAGGCGGTACCCCTGAAAAACGTAACCATTGGCCAGGGATTTTGGGGAGCGCGGATTGACACCAATCGCACTGCCACCCTGCCCATTGAATACGAGCAGCTTAAAAAAACCGGCCGGATTGAGGCGTGGAAACTGGATTGGCATGAAGGCATGCCTTACAAACCACACCGCTTTTGGGATTCAGACTCGGCCAAATGGATCGAGGCAGCGGCCTACAGTTTGACCTCTCACCCGGATGAACAATTGGCCGCACTGGTTGATAAAGTGATTGACCTGATTGAAACGGCCCAACAACCGGATGGCTATTTGAATATTTATTACACCGCGATTGAACCGGAAAATCGTTGGGCCAATTTACGTGACTGGCACGAGTTGTACTGTGCCGGTCACCTGATTGAGGCGGCGGTGGCTTATTTTGAAGCTACGGGCAAAGACAAATTGCTGAAGGTGATGATCCGCTACGCCGACTACATTGGTCAGACTTTTGGTTCCCAAAAAGGCCAAAAGCGTGGCTATCCCGGCCATCAGGAGATTGAGCTGGCCTTGGTCAAACTTTACCGCGCTACCGGCGAAAAACGTTACCTTGACCTGTCCAAGTTTTTTATTGACGAGCGTGGCCGGCAGCCGCATTACTTTGACCTGGAAGCCAGGGCGCGCAACGAAGACCCCGTTAAAGATTATTGGGCCGGAACCCACCAGTACAACCAGGCCCACCTGCCGGTGCGGGAGCAAACAGAAGTGGTTGGCCACGCCGTACGCGCCTGTTATATGTACGCCGGTATGGCCGACGTTGCCGCCGAAACCAACGATCCAACCCTATTCGAGGCGCTGCAACGCCTGTGGCGGAATGTCACCGAAAAGCGGATGTACCTCACCGGCGGTATTGGCCCCACCCTCAGCAACGAAGGTTTTACCTTTGATTATGACCTGCCCAATGAGATGGCCTATGCCGAAACCTGCGCCGCCATCGCCCTGGTTTTTTGGGCGCACCGTATGTTTCATTTGGACCCTGACGGTGTTTATATTGATGTGCTGGAACGCGCCCTGTACAACGGCGTATTGAGCGGCGTTTCTTTGGACGGCGCTAGCTTTTTTTATGCCAACCCCCTGGCGGCCTTTCCTCAGGTCAATCCGTATCCCGGCGTCCTCCTCAACAAAACCGGGTACTATCGCCGCAGCGAATGGTTTGACTGCGCCTGCTGCCCGCCCAACCTGGCCCGGCTGCTGGCCAGGTTGGGCCAGTATGTCTACTCAACGGGCCAGAACAAAATTTACGTTCATTTCTACACCACCGCCGAGGCCCAAATTGACCTGAACGGCCGGGCCATTCGGCTAGAACAACAAACCCGTTATCCCTGGGACGAGACCGTCCGCTTCACCGTTCACCCCCAACAGCCTGGACAATTTTCCCTGGCCCTGCGCGTGCCGGGTTGGTGTCGCCGGGCCGAAATAAAGGTCAACGGACAGATTGTTCCCCCAGCGACCGAACGGGGCTATGCTCAAGTTGACCGAACCTGGCAGCCCGGCGACCGGGTTGAATTGACCCTCTCTATGCCGGTGGAACGGATAGAGGCGCATCCGCGGGTCCGGCAAGATGCCGGGCGTTTCGCCTTGCAGCGCGGCCCGGTGGTTTATTGCCTGGAAGAAGCGGACAACGGCCCCAACCTGGCCCACGTGCTTATTCCCGGGGAGAATAAACTGGCCGTAACATTTGAGCGCGATCTTTTGGGCGGCGTGTCTGTGATAACCGGCCAGGCCCTGCGCCGCGATACAAACGACTGGCAGAATACACTTTACCGGCCCCTGGAATCGTCAAATATGCTCCCCTTCACCTTTAAGGCCATCCCCTACTGCTGCTGGGCCAACCGGCAACCCGGTGAAATGCGGGTATGGTTAAGGGAGGGGTAA
- a CDS encoding 4'-phosphopantetheinyl transferase superfamily protein — translation MTPFAFWSYPPEILNLSQDEIHIWRASLDVEPSWVQDLQQILSPDEQARAARFHFEKDREHYIVARGLLRIILGRYLEMEPHELSFSYGPYGKPGLTTLLGHNVLNFNMSHSHGLAIYGFTRGRKIGVDLERIHTDFACEQIAKRFFTPNEFAILHALPAEMKHEAFFNCWTRKEAYIKARGQGLSFSLNQFEVSFTPGEPAKLLNIAEDPYEAARWSLVELEPDPCFAAALAVEGHDWQLSCWHWLEY, via the coding sequence ATGACCCCTTTTGCGTTTTGGTCTTATCCGCCAGAAATTTTAAATTTATCGCAGGATGAAATTCACATTTGGCGTGCTTCTTTAGATGTGGAGCCGTCGTGGGTGCAGGACCTTCAACAAATCCTCTCGCCCGACGAACAGGCCCGGGCGGCGCGTTTTCATTTTGAGAAAGACCGTGAGCATTACATTGTAGCGCGTGGTTTGCTGAGAATCATTTTGGGGCGTTACCTGGAGATGGAGCCGCATGAATTATCCTTTAGTTATGGCCCTTATGGCAAGCCGGGCTTGACCACTTTGCTTGGCCACAATGTGCTCAATTTCAATATGTCCCATTCGCATGGCCTGGCTATCTATGGGTTCACCCGTGGCCGAAAAATAGGCGTTGACCTGGAACGCATTCACACCGATTTTGCCTGTGAGCAGATTGCCAAACGCTTTTTTACCCCCAACGAATTTGCCATATTACACGCCCTCCCCGCCGAGATGAAACACGAAGCCTTTTTCAATTGTTGGACGCGCAAAGAAGCCTATATCAAAGCCAGGGGCCAGGGTCTTTCCTTCTCGCTGAATCAATTTGAGGTTTCTTTCACGCCGGGCGAACCGGCCAAATTGTTAAATATTGCGGAAGACCCCTATGAAGCGGCTCGCTGGTCGTTGGTGGAACTGGAGCCAGACCCTTGTTTTGCGGCTGCGCTGGCCGTGGAAGGACATGATTGGCAGCTCAGTTGCTGGCACTGGCTGGAGTACTAA
- a CDS encoding VWA domain-containing protein, translated as MDQRIIDFIAGLRAAGVRVSIAESEDAFKATGCIGILNKNEFQASLRATLVKEANDRPIFDQLFPLYFGSGGPPLLNLMDDLSPEEKQLLAQALRALLEQMRQNEQRRDMQQRQRGGSASAQNQLNNLMQLLQWLLQGQNPNPEMLDRLGRQAGVPRADHPFQQRWLEQRIQRQLGMQLLEQLLAQLPELLKQLGMSQKAIDQLVEGMEANREALAEQIAQQVGAAIARQRAESHRQQKQDGVDLMHRPFKNLSEREAQLLRDQVRRLAAQLRSRAALRQKRGKSGVLDVKRTFRSNLIYGGVPLELKFKTRRLKPKLLLICDVSTSMRAVVEFLLRLIYELQDQVASAHSFAFIDDLEDISQNFAEYPADVAIEVVLTRLQPGHYNTDLGNSLNTLMQRYAGAIDHRTTVIFVGDARNNYNNPRLDLMEQIKRRSKRIIWLNPEHPRQWGAGDSDMPAYLPYTHAIHRVSTLAELTVAVDKLLTTP; from the coding sequence ATGGATCAACGTATCATAGATTTTATTGCCGGACTGCGGGCCGCGGGCGTGCGCGTTTCAATTGCCGAAAGTGAGGACGCTTTTAAGGCGACCGGCTGTATAGGCATTCTCAATAAAAACGAGTTCCAGGCTTCTCTGCGAGCCACGCTGGTGAAAGAAGCCAATGATCGGCCCATTTTTGACCAACTATTTCCGCTATACTTTGGCAGCGGCGGCCCGCCGCTGCTCAACCTTATGGATGATCTGTCGCCGGAGGAGAAGCAACTTCTGGCCCAGGCTTTGCGGGCGTTGCTGGAACAAATGCGCCAAAACGAGCAGCGGCGAGACATGCAGCAGCGTCAGCGGGGAGGTTCCGCTTCTGCCCAAAACCAACTCAATAATCTCATGCAGTTGTTACAATGGTTATTGCAGGGCCAAAATCCCAATCCAGAAATGCTTGACCGGCTGGGCCGGCAGGCCGGCGTGCCCCGGGCTGACCATCCCTTTCAGCAGCGCTGGCTAGAGCAGCGCATCCAGCGCCAATTGGGCATGCAGTTGCTGGAACAGCTATTGGCCCAACTGCCGGAATTGCTTAAACAATTGGGGATGAGTCAAAAAGCCATTGACCAATTGGTGGAAGGGATGGAAGCCAATCGCGAAGCGCTGGCGGAACAGATAGCCCAACAGGTGGGCGCGGCCATTGCTCGCCAGCGGGCCGAGAGTCACCGGCAGCAAAAACAGGACGGCGTTGATTTGATGCATCGTCCCTTCAAAAACCTCAGCGAGCGCGAGGCCCAGCTTTTACGGGATCAGGTGCGGCGTTTGGCCGCGCAATTACGTAGCCGGGCGGCCTTGCGCCAGAAGCGGGGCAAAAGCGGCGTGCTGGATGTCAAACGGACCTTCCGCTCAAACCTGATCTACGGCGGGGTGCCGCTGGAACTCAAATTCAAAACTCGTCGTCTCAAACCCAAGCTGCTGCTCATTTGTGATGTTTCGACCAGCATGCGGGCAGTGGTTGAATTTTTACTGCGCCTGATTTACGAGTTGCAGGACCAGGTAGCCAGCGCGCACAGCTTTGCCTTTATTGACGACCTGGAGGACATTAGCCAGAATTTTGCCGAGTACCCGGCCGATGTGGCCATTGAAGTAGTGCTGACCCGCTTGCAGCCGGGCCACTACAACACCGATTTGGGCAATAGCCTGAACACGCTCATGCAGCGTTACGCCGGCGCTATTGACCATCGCACCACTGTTATTTTTGTGGGCGATGCGCGCAACAATTATAACAATCCCCGCCTGGATTTGATGGAGCAAATCAAACGGCGCAGCAAGCGCATCATCTGGCTCAACCCGGAACACCCCCGCCAGTGGGGTGCCGGCGATAGCGATATGCCGGCCTATCTCCCTTACACCCACGCCATCCACCGGGTCAGCACCCTGGCCGAGTTGACCGTAGCGGTGGATAAGTTACTGACCACGCCTTGA
- a CDS encoding MoxR family ATPase, whose translation MSEARQTIKKNLANQQYIASDEIATVIFLADQLGKPVLTEGPAGVGKTELGKVWAAATGRRLIRLQCYEGLDETKALYEWEYAKQMLYTQLLRAKLENVIGDAVSLKEAADRIAAEEEIFFSERFLLPRPLLLALTSDQPVVLLIDEIDRADVEFEAFLLEVLSDFQVSVPELGTIKAKHHPMVLLTSNNTRELSEALKRRCLYIFLDYPTVEAELDIVRLKVPDLAPELARQAVELVNQLRSLDLKKTPSISETLDWAKALVKLNANQLDQKTVETTMSVLLKHETDIIRAKRALSRRGPNGGTRRPGPGDFDPDDWASYRMLGNK comes from the coding sequence ATGTCTGAAGCAAGGCAAACCATCAAAAAAAATCTGGCTAACCAGCAATACATAGCCTCTGATGAAATCGCCACCGTTATTTTCCTGGCCGATCAACTGGGCAAGCCCGTTCTTACCGAAGGACCGGCCGGAGTGGGCAAAACCGAGTTAGGCAAAGTGTGGGCCGCAGCTACGGGCCGCCGCCTGATTCGCTTGCAGTGCTACGAGGGCTTGGATGAAACCAAAGCCCTTTACGAATGGGAATATGCCAAACAAATGCTCTACACCCAACTACTGCGGGCCAAGCTGGAAAACGTGATTGGCGACGCCGTCTCCCTCAAAGAAGCCGCCGACCGTATTGCCGCCGAAGAAGAGATTTTTTTCTCTGAGCGGTTTCTGCTGCCCCGCCCCCTGTTGTTGGCCCTCACCTCCGACCAGCCGGTGGTGTTGCTCATTGACGAGATTGACCGGGCCGACGTGGAATTTGAAGCCTTTCTTCTGGAAGTGCTCAGCGATTTTCAGGTGAGTGTGCCCGAACTGGGCACGATCAAGGCCAAACATCATCCCATGGTTTTATTGACCAGCAACAACACCCGCGAACTCAGCGAGGCTCTCAAACGTCGCTGCCTGTATATCTTTTTGGATTATCCTACGGTTGAAGCGGAATTAGACATTGTGCGGCTAAAAGTGCCCGACCTGGCCCCGGAATTGGCCCGGCAGGCGGTCGAGCTGGTCAATCAATTGCGCAGCCTGGATTTAAAAAAGACGCCCTCCATTAGCGAAACCCTGGATTGGGCCAAAGCCCTGGTCAAGCTCAATGCCAACCAGTTGGACCAAAAAACCGTGGAAACTACCATGAGCGTTCTGCTCAAACATGAAACCGACATCATTAGAGCCAAACGCGCCCTGTCTCGCCGCGGGCCTAATGGGGGGACGCGTCGCCCCGGCCCCGGCGATTTTGATCCTGACGATTGGGCGAGTTACCGGATGCTGGGCAATAAGTAG
- a CDS encoding ABC transporter ATP-binding protein gives MWHGGGWWSYIRYDEERDRPQFSWALLQRVWRYAKPYWLKTVGLLITIFVITGLSLIPPLLYRDLIDNALPNQDVTRLIWLTLAMIGIPLVNALVGLVQRYLSATTGEHLIADLRNALFNHLHGMGLRFFTYSRTGELMSRLNNDVVGAQSALTGTFVNIVSNVVSVVATLAIMITLEWRLTLLSVIILPLFVLPTRRVGRMLREVRRDSMELNAKMNALMQETLNVSGVLLVKLFGRQADEMEKFRERSGLVADIGIRSAMIGRWFFLGLGLVSAVGTAVVFGVGGYLVIEGVFTVGTIVAFGAYLTQLYGPLSAMSNAHIELATSMVSFERVFEILDLEQEIEDRPEAVELKDVAGRVTFENVSFSYTAGGDGGAGALGLTIDRLPDGDNGRSSTTPAVVASRSMAVEAISFEIKPGQLAAVVGPSGAGKTTLTYLLPRLYDPTEGRICIDGHDLRNVTQKSLVSAIGMVTQETYLFHDTIKANLLYAKPRATQDEIEAACRAANIHHFIAGLPDGYKTVVGERGYRLSGGEKQRVAIGRVILKDPRLLILDEATSSLDSQSEALIQEALERIMQKRTSLVIAHRLSTILAADVILVMDQGRLVEQGHRRGSRSAHEELLARGGLYAHLYQTQFRHTPNLIA, from the coding sequence ATGTGGCATGGCGGCGGTTGGTGGAGTTACATCCGATATGATGAAGAACGAGATCGGCCTCAATTTAGTTGGGCGCTCTTACAACGGGTGTGGCGTTACGCCAAACCTTATTGGCTTAAGACGGTTGGTTTACTGATAACCATTTTTGTGATCACCGGCCTGAGTCTCATTCCTCCCCTTCTGTATCGAGATTTGATAGATAATGCCTTGCCCAATCAAGATGTAACTCGCTTGATCTGGCTGACGCTGGCGATGATCGGTATTCCGCTTGTCAATGCGCTTGTTGGTCTGGTTCAGCGTTACCTCAGTGCCACCACGGGGGAGCATCTGATTGCTGATCTGCGTAATGCCTTGTTCAATCATCTGCATGGCATGGGCCTCAGGTTCTTTACGTATTCACGGACGGGCGAATTGATGAGTCGCTTGAACAATGATGTGGTGGGGGCGCAGAGTGCGTTGACCGGCACATTCGTCAATATTGTTTCCAATGTCGTCTCTGTCGTTGCTACGCTGGCCATTATGATCACGCTGGAATGGCGATTAACCCTGTTGAGTGTCATCATTTTACCGCTGTTTGTTTTGCCCACCCGCCGGGTAGGGCGGATGTTGCGCGAAGTACGCCGTGACAGTATGGAACTGAACGCCAAAATGAATGCGCTTATGCAGGAAACGCTCAATGTCAGCGGGGTATTGTTAGTTAAGCTGTTTGGCCGGCAAGCCGATGAAATGGAGAAATTCCGGGAGCGCAGCGGATTGGTAGCCGACATCGGGATTCGTTCGGCGATGATTGGCCGCTGGTTCTTTTTAGGATTAGGGTTGGTGAGCGCCGTAGGTACGGCTGTAGTGTTTGGTGTTGGCGGTTATCTCGTCATCGAGGGCGTTTTCACGGTGGGCACCATTGTGGCGTTTGGTGCCTATTTGACCCAACTCTATGGCCCCTTGAGCGCGATGAGTAACGCCCACATTGAGTTAGCCACCAGTATGGTCAGTTTTGAACGTGTCTTTGAAATTTTGGACCTGGAGCAGGAAATTGAAGACAGGCCTGAAGCTGTTGAATTGAAGGATGTGGCAGGCCGGGTTACTTTTGAAAATGTGTCGTTCAGTTATACCGCCGGCGGCGACGGCGGAGCCGGGGCGTTGGGTTTGACCATAGACCGCTTACCGGACGGCGATAATGGCCGTTCGTCTACAACCCCGGCGGTTGTGGCCAGCCGCAGTATGGCCGTTGAAGCGATCAGTTTTGAGATCAAACCGGGCCAATTGGCCGCGGTGGTAGGCCCCAGCGGGGCCGGCAAAACCACCCTCACTTACCTGCTGCCCCGTTTGTACGACCCTACCGAAGGCCGTATTTGTATTGACGGCCACGATCTGCGGAATGTCACCCAAAAGTCGTTGGTTTCGGCTATTGGCATGGTGACGCAAGAAACCTATCTGTTTCACGATACCATCAAGGCCAACTTGCTTTATGCCAAACCCAGGGCTACCCAGGATGAAATTGAAGCCGCGTGTCGAGCCGCTAATATTCATCATTTTATTGCCGGGTTGCCGGATGGGTATAAAACCGTGGTGGGGGAGCGGGGCTATCGTTTGAGCGGGGGCGAAAAGCAGCGGGTCGCCATTGGCCGCGTTATCCTCAAAGACCCGCGCTTGCTCATATTGGACGAAGCCACCAGCAGCCTTGACAGCCAAAGTGAGGCCCTCATTCAGGAAGCCCTGGAGCGCATTATGCAGAAACGTACCAGCCTGGTCATCGCCCACCGGCTCAGCACCATCCTGGCGGCTGACGTGATTTTGGTGATGGATCAGGGCCGTTTGGTGGAACAGGGGCATCGTCGGGGGTCTCGGTCGGCCCACGAGGAATTGCTGGCCCGGGGCGGGCTGTATGCTCACCTTTACCAAACCCAATTTCGACACACCCCTAATCTTATTGCTTAA